Within Thermococcus indicus, the genomic segment AGAAAACCCTGCAGAGGGTCGTGACGAGGAGCGACTTACCGGCACCGGACGATGTCCCGAGTACCATCAATGCCTTTCCCATTCTCCCACCGTTCGGAGTTGGCCGAAGGGCATATAAACCCTTGGATAAAAAGTCCAGCGGTGGTTGGAATGGAGAGCTTATTCCTCCTCGTTCTGGGAAATACTGAGATAAGTACCGTTCCGGGAATCAGCGTTGCCGGGGCAACTCCTGAACTGACGAAGCTGACACCTGTTGCCGATGCGGAGTACCTCTTCCACGAGAAGCCGTTAACCATTGATGTCATTCCGGTAACTCCAGAGGGCCACCCGACGCCGGCCATAATCACGAAAGCGGCGAGAGAACTGGCGAACTTCCCGGTTCTTGTCGTCAGGGGTGGAACGTATCTCGCTCCGCTCGTCCCCCACGTGCACATCAGCGGGCACGTTGGCAGGGACTTTAGGAAGGGGCCCGCTTTACCCGAGTTCGGTGAGATAATCAAGCGGGCCAAGCTTCTCGGCGAGGAGCTTAACAAGTTGCCACTCAAAGAACTCGTCATTGGCGAGTCAACGCCCGGTGGAACGACAACTGCTCAGGCCGTCCTCTGGGCTTTGGGTTACGATGCCAAGACGAGCTCGGCCTCGCCGAACAACCCCCAGAGCCTGAAGGAGAAGGTAATCAGCGAGGCCTTTGGAAGGGCCGGAATCGAGAGGGGTCAGCTGAAGGACAACCCTCTTGAGGCTCTGAGGCAGTTCGGCGACCCGATGATGGCGACGGTGATAGGTATTTCCCTCGGCTTCAGGAAAAACATCGTCCTCGCTGGAGGAACGCAGATGTTAGCTATTTCAGCCCTTTTAAAGGCCCTCGACGAGGATTTGGGCAGGTTCATGATAGCAACAACCAAGTGGGTGGTTAATGATAAGAGCGCGACCTTCCTCGAAACGGCGAAGGAAATAGGGATAATAACCTACGCCGCAGATCTGGACTTCTCGGAGAGCGAGTTCAAGGGCCTTAAAGACTACGAGAGGGGTTACGTCAAGGAGGGTGTTGGCGCTGGAGGAGCGACGTGGCTGGTCGTTAAAGCCGGCTTCTCGCCAGAGGAAGTGAGCAAAAAGGTCGAGGAGCTTTATGGAAGGCTTATGGAGATGAAGTCGTCTCCCTGAGCAGTTCAGCTTTTATCCCGGCTTTTACCGCTTTTTCGTACATCTTTTTGTCGTCGGTTACCAGTTTGGCGTCTGCTCTTTTTGTACATGCCAGGAAGAGAACATCAAAGCCACTCGTGTCGAGGACGAGGTCAGTAGTCATAGTCCCTCTCCCTCATCTCCCGTATCATCTCGGTTATGTCCTCCACTTCTTCCGTGTACTCCGTCTCCTCTTCCGCAAGTCGAATTAGTTCCTCAAGGGTAACCTTGCCCTTCCGGAGTTCCCTCAGCCGGAGTTTCAACAGGAGGTTCTGCGCATCAAGGAAGAGCCTTTCAACCTGAGCCTCCACGTCCTCCATTCTCTCACCGGCTTTAATAGGGGTTGAAACTATTTAACACTCCTCGTCTTCTCCCACGTTCTCAAACTCTCCTCAAGGGCCTTCCTGACGGCTTTCCCGATGTTTATTCCAAGCTCCGTTGCCGTTCCCGCCCACTCGATTTCGCCTTCGAAAGCAAAAATTCCGATGCCGTCGCTCGTCGTTCCGGTGGCGTTGTAGCCGAGGCTCAGAAGTGTATAGGTTTTGGCTTCGGTTGCCGTCATTATTGCGTTGGCCATCGCGCCGACGGTTAGGCCTTCCTCAATTACGAGGGCGATGTTTATCGTTCCAGGTTTCCACGGTGGTGGCTCTTCGCCAGCTATCGCTGGATTTGTAATCCCCGCCGTCACGTAGGCAGTAACGCTTCCGCGCCTTGAAACCGCGAGCACTTTCCCAATGTCGGCGGCGGTCATGAAGCCCACGAAGTTTTTGAGCCCGTGTTCCAGCTCAAAGGCACGGCAGTCGGCTTTGTAATCCCCTGCATAATCCTTGTGCACCATCATGAAGAAGAAGCCATTTGCTTTCGTCAGGCCTCCTCTGTGGGGTGCGTTGCTTAATGCCAGCAGCGGCTCGTCGAAGCGCTTGATGAAGTGATCAAACCTCATGAATGACCGTCCGCTCCGGGGGATATAACGCTTGCGCCGTTAAACGCTTCCGTTTGCTGAAAGGTTATTAAGGTCGGGAAATATTTTACCCTGGTGATGATATGGGCGCTGAGGAGCACAAGAGGAAGGCCCCACGGAAGTTCAAGTTCGCGGTCATAACGGTGAGCGACACGGCCAGCAGGGGAGAGAAAGAGGATAAGAGCGGAAAGTTTCTCGTCGAGGAGCTTGAGAAGGCTGGACACGAGAGGGTTCTTTACAAAATAGTCCCTGACGAGAAGATGGAAATCATTGGGGCAGTGATCGATGCCTTCAGGGCTGGGGCGGAAGTTCTGGTAACCTCCGGCGGAACTGGAATAGCGAGCAGGGACGTTACGATAGAGAGCGTCAGGCCGCTTTTGGACAAGGAGCTGACGGGCTTCGGCGAGATTTTTAGGCTTCTGAGCTACGAGGAGATAGGCACAGCCGCGGTCATGACGAGGGCAACCGCGGGGATAATAAGGAGCCAGGGCAGGGCAATGGCAATCTTTTGTCTGCCGGGAAGTTTGGGCGCGGCGAAGACCGGGATAAGGATTATCCTCAGCGAAGCTGGCCACGTCCTCAAGCACGGGAGGGAGTAAACTTAAATCGTCCTTGGGTCTAAAAAGGTTGAGAGGTGACGGCTGTGGAGAACCTTAATGAGACAAAAGATGCCGCGGCGGAGCAAAAGGGTGGAAAGCTCAAAGGTATTAGGAAGTTCAGGGGGATTCTCGGAACATTTGATGAGAAAACTATACAGTGGGCCATTGAGGAGGCTGAGGAGATTTGAAGGACGTCGTTTTTATTGACACCTCCATCATAGTCGAGTACCTCCTGAACGGGCCGAAGGCAGATTTTGCGGAAATCGTTCTGAGCGGTTCTTCAACCAACGTGACCTCTACCATGGTTTATAGGGAATCTCAGGGAATAAGTGAACTCAAGACAATCATGAGAAAGTATCGCTTGATGCCCTCTGACGCTCAAATAGTCCTAACCTGCAGGAATTATGGCATTGAAAAAATAGCCACGTTTGATTCCGACTTCAAGAGGGTTGATTTTCTAAAAACAATGGGGGTTTGAAAATGAGGGAGTTCAAACGTCTAACTCCTTA encodes:
- the cobT gene encoding nicotinate mononucleotide-dependent phosphoribosyltransferase CobT, which gives rise to MESLFLLVLGNTEISTVPGISVAGATPELTKLTPVADAEYLFHEKPLTIDVIPVTPEGHPTPAIITKAARELANFPVLVVRGGTYLAPLVPHVHISGHVGRDFRKGPALPEFGEIIKRAKLLGEELNKLPLKELVIGESTPGGTTTAQAVLWALGYDAKTSSASPNNPQSLKEKVISEAFGRAGIERGQLKDNPLEALRQFGDPMMATVIGISLGFRKNIVLAGGTQMLAISALLKALDEDLGRFMIATTKWVVNDKSATFLETAKEIGIITYAADLDFSESEFKGLKDYERGYVKEGVGAGGATWLVVKAGFSPEEVSKKVEELYGRLMEMKSSP
- a CDS encoding type II toxin-antitoxin system VapC family toxin, producing the protein MTTDLVLDTSGFDVLFLACTKRADAKLVTDDKKMYEKAVKAGIKAELLRETTSSP
- a CDS encoding adenosylcobinamide amidohydrolase, with translation MRFDHFIKRFDEPLLALSNAPHRGGLTKANGFFFMMVHKDYAGDYKADCRAFELEHGLKNFVGFMTAADIGKVLAVSRRGSVTAYVTAGITNPAIAGEEPPPWKPGTINIALVIEEGLTVGAMANAIMTATEAKTYTLLSLGYNATGTTSDGIGIFAFEGEIEWAGTATELGINIGKAVRKALEESLRTWEKTRSVK
- a CDS encoding MogA/MoaB family molybdenum cofactor biosynthesis protein is translated as MGAEEHKRKAPRKFKFAVITVSDTASRGEKEDKSGKFLVEELEKAGHERVLYKIVPDEKMEIIGAVIDAFRAGAEVLVTSGGTGIASRDVTIESVRPLLDKELTGFGEIFRLLSYEEIGTAAVMTRATAGIIRSQGRAMAIFCLPGSLGAAKTGIRIILSEAGHVLKHGRE
- a CDS encoding PIN domain-containing protein — its product is MKDVVFIDTSIIVEYLLNGPKADFAEIVLSGSSTNVTSTMVYRESQGISELKTIMRKYRLMPSDAQIVLTCRNYGIEKIATFDSDFKRVDFLKTMGV